From one uncultured Bacteroides sp. genomic stretch:
- a CDS encoding GNAT family N-acetyltransferase produces the protein MKEEVRDLWNLCFGDNEAFTDLYFSKRYNEEENLSIQEEGKVISALQILPYPMTFCGEIIPTGYISGACTHPDYREKGAMKRLLLKSFHRMQENNMSLTTLIPAEEWLFDYYSKLGYVSVFENSEQIFSVKELSPSSRYLISEFTSLQTDVYPFFDEKMKERPCCIQHTQEDFQVILDDLHLGKGNLFTARVKDKIVGLVFCYVEGDTLHVPELFFENKDVRNTLLFETANQMNAKKIICIAPSIDETGEILGMARIINAEKMLQIYATQYPELELSFNLTDNLIEENNAFYSMKSGNIKKEEIKKTSLKISIQQLTQGLMGYKIEQLPKELSVLSIQSPYMSLMLD, from the coding sequence ATGAAAGAGGAGGTCAGGGACTTATGGAATCTTTGCTTCGGAGATAATGAAGCATTCACCGATTTGTATTTTTCCAAACGCTACAATGAAGAGGAGAATCTCTCCATTCAGGAAGAAGGAAAAGTCATATCTGCATTGCAGATCCTTCCCTATCCAATGACTTTCTGTGGAGAAATCATTCCAACCGGATATATTTCCGGAGCATGTACTCATCCTGATTATAGAGAAAAAGGAGCGATGAAAAGGCTACTTTTAAAGTCTTTTCATAGAATGCAGGAAAACAATATGTCATTAACGACACTTATACCTGCAGAGGAATGGCTTTTTGACTACTACTCTAAATTGGGATACGTTTCAGTTTTTGAAAACTCAGAACAGATCTTTTCCGTTAAAGAACTGTCCCCTTCTTCCAGATATCTTATTTCTGAATTCACATCCTTGCAAACAGACGTCTATCCTTTTTTTGATGAAAAAATGAAAGAACGTCCCTGTTGCATACAGCATACACAAGAAGATTTCCAGGTTATATTAGATGATCTTCATCTGGGAAAAGGCAATTTATTTACAGCAAGAGTGAAAGATAAAATTGTTGGTTTAGTGTTTTGCTATGTAGAAGGCGACACACTTCATGTACCTGAGCTATTTTTCGAGAACAAAGATGTGAGAAATACTCTTCTGTTTGAGACTGCAAACCAAATGAATGCAAAAAAGATAATCTGCATTGCACCTTCTATCGATGAAACGGGAGAAATTCTTGGCATGGCAAGAATAATAAACGCAGAGAAGATGTTGCAGATATATGCCACTCAATATCCGGAATTAGAGCTATCCTTTAATCTAACTGATAATCTTATCGAAGAAAACAATGCTTTTTATTCGATGAAATCAGGGAATATTAAAAAAGAAGAGATAAAAAAAACTTCTTTAAAAATTAGCATTCAGCAACTTACCCAAGGATTAATGGGGTATAAGATAGAACAATTACCTAAAGAACTTTCTGTCTTATCTATCCAGTCTCCTTATATGAGTCTGATGCTGGATTAA